A stretch of Lagopus muta isolate bLagMut1 chromosome 9, bLagMut1 primary, whole genome shotgun sequence DNA encodes these proteins:
- the PCCB gene encoding propionyl-CoA carboxylase beta chain, mitochondrial, with product MAAQCVLRAALCRAAPWGRRAASGGSVPQRIEEKRRAALLGGGQSRIDAQHRRGKLTARERILLLLDPGSFDEYDMFVEHRCSDFGMDSSKNKYPGDSVVTGRGRINGRLAYVFSQDFTVFGGSLSGAHAQKICKVMDQAAMVGAPVIGLNDSGGARIQEGVESLAGYADIFLRNVLCSGLVPQISLIMGPCAGGAVYSPALTDFTFMVKDTSYLFITGPDVVKSVTNEDVTQEQLGGAKTHTAVSGVAHRAFENDVDALLNLREFFNYLPLSNRDPAPVCECHDPSDRLVPELDTIVPMESTKAYDMLDIIRSIVDEREFFEIMPSYARNIVVGFARMNGRTVGIVGNQPKVASGCLDINSSVKGARFVRFCDAFNIPLITFVDVPGFLPGTAQEYGGIIRHGAKLLFAFAEATVPKITVITRKAYGGAYDVMSSKHLRGDANYAWPTAEVAVMGAKGAVQIIFRGKETDAEAEYVDKFANPFPAAMRGFVDDIIQPSTTRVRICHDLDVLASKSQTNPWKKHANIPL from the exons ATGGCGGCGCAGTGCGTGCTGCGGGCGGCGCTGTGCCGGGCCGCCCCGTGGGGACGCCGCGCAGCCTCGGGCGGCTCTGTGCCGCAGCGCATCGAGGAGAagcgccgcgccgcgctgctGGGCGGCGGACAGAGCCGTATCGACGCGCAGCACAGGCGG GGGAAGCTGACAGCAAGAGAGCGGATTCTTCTGCTGCTGGACCCCGGCAGCTTTGATGAATATGACATGTTTGTGGAACACAGGTGTTCTGATTTTGGGATGGACTCTAGTAAGAATaag taCCCTGGAGACAGTGTGGTGACTGGCCGTGGACGGATTAATGGTCGGCTGGCTTATGTTTTCAGTCAG gatTTTACTGTATTTGGAGGCAGTTTGTCTGGAGCTCACGCCCAGAAGATCTGCAAG GTCATGGATCAGGCTGCCATGGTTGGAGCCCCTGTCATTGGGCTCAATGACTCGGGAGGAGCCCGCATtcaggaaggggtggagtctCTGGCTGGCTATGCAGACATCTTCTTG AGAAATGTTCTGTGTTCTGGGCTGGTGCCTCAGATCTCGCTCATCATGGGGCCCtgtgctggtggagctgtgtATTCTCCTGCTTTAACTGACTTCACATTCATGGTGAAG GATACGTCCTATCTGTTCATCACTGGCCCAGATGTAGTTAAGTCTGTTACCAATGAAGATGTCACTCAGGAGCAGCTCGGGGGAGCGAAGACGCACACAGCTGTGTCTG GAGTGGCACACAGGGCCTTTGAGAACGACGTAGATGCCTTACTTAACCTCCGAGAGTTCTTTAATTATTTACCTCTTAGCAACCGCGACCCGGCTCCAGTGTGTGAGTGCCACGATCCCAG tgaccGTTTGGTTCCTGAGCTGGACACAATTGTCCCCATGGAATCCACCAAAGCCTACGATATGCTGGATATCATCCGCTCC ATTGTTGATGAAAGGGAATTCTTTGAGATCATGCCATCCTACGCCAGAAACATCGTTGTGGGGTTTGCCAGGATGAACGGAAGGACAGTCGGCATAGTGGGCAACCAACCCAAAGTAGCATCAG GGTGCTTAGATATAAATTCTTCTGTCAAGGGAGCCCGCTTTGTTCGCTTCTGCGATGCGTTCAACATCCCTCTCATTACTTTTGTGGACGTTCCTGGGTTTTTGCCAG GTACAGCTCAGGAGTACGGAGGGATCATACGCCATGGTGCAAAACTACTGTTTGCCTTTGCAGAAGCAACTGTGCCTAAAATTACTGTAATCACCAGAAAA GCCTATGGCGGCGCCTACGATGTGATGAGCTCGAAGCATTTAAGAGGAGATGCAAACTATGCCTGGCCGACTGCAGAGGTGGCAGTGATGGGGGCAAAG GGTGCTGTGCAGAtcattttcagaggaaaagagacAGACGCAGAGGCAGAATACGTGGATAAATTTGCAAACCCGTTTCCGGCAGCCATGAGAG GGTTTGTTGATGATATCATCCAGCCTTCAACCACCCGCGTGCGCATCTGCCATGACCTGGATGTGCTGGCAAGTAAAAGCCAGACCAACCCCTGGAAAAAACATGCTAACATCCCACTGTGA